A region of the Conyzicola lurida genome:
CGACGCTCATGCGCCTGCTGTCCGGCCGCATCGAACCCGACGAGGGACGCGTCACTCGACGCGGCGGCATCACGCTCGGCATGCTCGACCAGGCCGACAACCTCCCCGACGAGCTGACCGTGGCCGAGGCCATCGTCGGCGACCGCCCCGAGTACGAGTGGGCGGGCGACGCGCGGGTGCGCGACGTCATCTCCGGTCTCGTCGGCGGCATCCCGTGGGAGGCCCGCATGGGCGAGCTCTCCGGTGGCCAGCGCCGCCGCGTCGGACTCGCCGCACTGCTCGTCGGCGACTGGGACATCATCTTCCTCGACGAGCCCACCAACCACCTCGACGTCGAGGGCATCTCCTGGCTCGCCGAGCACCTCAAGCGTCGCTGGTCGACGAACTCCGGCGGGCTCATGGTCGTGACTCACGACCGGTGGTTCCTCGACGAGGTCTGCACCGACACTTGGGAGGTGCACGACCGGATCATCGAGCCCTTCGAGGGCGGATACGCCGCGTACATCCTGCAGCGCGTCGAGCGTGACCGCTCCGCCGCCGCCTCCGAGTCGAAGCGTCAGAACCTCATGCGCAAGGAGCTCGCCTGGCTCGGCCGCGGTGCCCCGGCCCGCAGCACCAAGCCGAAGTTCCGCATCGACGCCGCCAACGAGCTCATCGCGAACGAGCCGCCGCCCCGCGACAAAGTGAGCCTCGCGAGCATGGCCATGCAGCGACTCGGCAAGGACGTGGTCGACCTCGAAGACGTCTCGGTCTCGTACCAGGACAAGACCACCGGCGAGACCAAGCAGGTCTTGAAGGATGTCACGTGGCGGATCGCTCCCGGTGAGAGAACGGGAATCCTCGGCGTCAACGGTGCCGGCAAGTCGACGCTGCTCAGCCTCGTCGCGGGCAGCCTGCTGCCCACGACCGGAAAGGTGAAGCGCGGCAAGACCATCAAGGTCGCGACGCTCACGCAGCAGCTCGGCGAACTCGAGGAGATCTGGAACGACCGCGTCAGCGACGTGCTCGGACGCCAGAAGAGCTCGTACATCGCCGGCGGCAAAGAGATGACGCCGAGCCAGCTGCTCGAGCGCGTCGGGTTCCAGAGCGCTCAGCTCTCGACCCGCGTCAAGGAGCTGTCGGGTGGCCAGAAGCGACGCCTCCAGCTGCTGCTCATCATCCTCGACGAGCCGAACGTGCTGATCCTCGACGAGCCGACCAACGACCTCGACACCGACATGCTCGCCGCCATCGAGGACCTCCTCGACTCCTACCCGGGCACCCTGCTCGTCGTGAGCCACGACCGGTACCTGCTCGAGCGCGTCACCGACCAGCAGTACGCGGTGCTCGAGGGCGGCATGCGCCACCTCCCGCGCGGCGTCGACCAGTACCTGGAGATCCGGGCCGCGCAGCAGAAGGCCGAGTCGGCGCCTGCTTCTGGCGGCAAGGTCGCGGAGAAGAAGGTCCCGAAGCTCGGCGGCGCCGAACTGCGCAACGCCCAGAAGGAATTCTCGGCGGCCGAGCGCAAGCTCGCCAAGATGAACGACCAGATCGCGCAGCTGCACACCAAGATGGCCGGACACGACCAGAGCGACTACACCGGTCTCGGTACGATCACGACCGAGATCCAGGGGCTCGAGGCGCAGATCGCCACGCTCGAGACCCGCTGGCTCGAGCTGGAAGACCTGCTCAACTAGGCCCCGACCCTCTTTCGTCACCCCGCGTACACCTCCCCGTAGCCCCGCGATCACCGACGAGCCACCCCGACGCGAGAGCGTGGGAGTGAGTTTTGTTCGGCAGCATCGTCAGGGGGCCAGCGTGTCTGGGGTACCCGGTTTCGTGTTCCTCGTCTTCGAGTCGGTGCGCGATCCGCGCTTCGCCGGCTGGGCGTCGTTCCGCGACGCGATCGACGCCGGGCACGTCGTCAGCGGTCCGCCGCTGCCCGCGGGCGAGACGCGGCCGGGCGGCACCGGCATCTGGCGCCTCGTCGCGCCGAACAACCGGGAGCTCGGCCGCAGCTGGAGCGCCTACCCCACGTTCGACGAGGCCCACGAGCACGTGGTGCAGCTGCAGCGCGACATCTCCGGTCTCACGGTCACCGGCGTGCGCGGATCGTCGTCGAGCCAGTACGGCTGGGTCGCCAGTCTCGGCGAGCGCCGCGTGATCACGTCCGGACGCTGGTTCGGCGCATCGTCGACGAGCCTGCAGTCGGCGGCCACCACGCTCGCCGCGTTCTGTAGCGGGGAGATCGCCGCGGAACCGGTACTGGCCGCGATGCCCGCCCGGGCCGTCAGTCGAAGTCGAGGCTGAGCTTGCGCAACAGCACCGCCAACCGCTCCTGGTCGGCGGGCGAGATCGCGTCGAGCAGCTCGGCTTCGGCGTCGAGCAGGCCGCTGATCGCGGCATCCACCCGCTCTTGACCCAGCGTCGTCATGGTGACGAGGATGCCGCGTCCGTCGTTCGGGTCGGTGCGACGTTCGACCAGTTTGCGTTCGACGAGCCGGTCGATGCGGTTGGTCATCGTGCCGCTGGAGACCAGCGTCTGCTGCAGGAGCGCCTTCGGGCTCAGCTCGTAGGGGGCGCCGGCGCGGCGCAGGGCCGAGAGCACGTCGAACTCCCACGATTCGAGATTGGATGCCGCAAAGGCAGTGCGTCGCGCCCGGTCCAGGTGCCGCGCGAGGCGGCCGACGCGGCTGAGCACCTGCAACGGGGCGAAGTCGAGATCGGGGCGTTCGCGCACCCAGGCATCGACGATGCGGTCGACTTCGTCGCTAGTGGGCATTGACCCATTATCTGCGGTTCGCGGGCGGGAGTCTCCGGCGGCCACGGTATCTGG
Encoded here:
- a CDS encoding ABC-F family ATP-binding cassette domain-containing protein, coding for MAHLLGAESLHLEYPTRVIFDDVTIGIDEGQRIGVVGRNGDGKSTLMRLLSGRIEPDEGRVTRRGGITLGMLDQADNLPDELTVAEAIVGDRPEYEWAGDARVRDVISGLVGGIPWEARMGELSGGQRRRVGLAALLVGDWDIIFLDEPTNHLDVEGISWLAEHLKRRWSTNSGGLMVVTHDRWFLDEVCTDTWEVHDRIIEPFEGGYAAYILQRVERDRSAAASESKRQNLMRKELAWLGRGAPARSTKPKFRIDAANELIANEPPPRDKVSLASMAMQRLGKDVVDLEDVSVSYQDKTTGETKQVLKDVTWRIAPGERTGILGVNGAGKSTLLSLVAGSLLPTTGKVKRGKTIKVATLTQQLGELEEIWNDRVSDVLGRQKSSYIAGGKEMTPSQLLERVGFQSAQLSTRVKELSGGQKRRLQLLLIILDEPNVLILDEPTNDLDTDMLAAIEDLLDSYPGTLLVVSHDRYLLERVTDQQYAVLEGGMRHLPRGVDQYLEIRAAQQKAESAPASGGKVAEKKVPKLGGAELRNAQKEFSAAERKLAKMNDQIAQLHTKMAGHDQSDYTGLGTITTEIQGLEAQIATLETRWLELEDLLN
- a CDS encoding MarR family winged helix-turn-helix transcriptional regulator, with product MPTSDEVDRIVDAWVRERPDLDFAPLQVLSRVGRLARHLDRARRTAFAASNLESWEFDVLSALRRAGAPYELSPKALLQQTLVSSGTMTNRIDRLVERKLVERRTDPNDGRGILVTMTTLGQERVDAAISGLLDAEAELLDAISPADQERLAVLLRKLSLDFD